A part of Cryptococcus gattii WM276 chromosome G, complete sequence genomic DNA contains:
- a CDS encoding Mitotic spindle assembly -related protein, putative (Similar to TIGR gene model, INSD accession AAW44880.1), whose protein sequence is MNGDPPAEEDFSQIPLVERSQHKNWKARLSAYNDVISGSAKTASDTDPFFQPFVNDGALLKKWCLDANVVAQEKGIEAVLAIVQYSGESSARLRPEVVPAIVEKALGSARAGTKRKSMDLCAMFVEVENGGEGVMLPKAVAGAVTCLKETVESFGVPTMGNIKPLLKSLSKIFGHSDKNVRAEGTSLSIVLYTYLGPALLPALSDLKPVQMSELQKSFESMDAEGKGAGSGKPTRFTRKMQREREAVETAGGDENVGADEAGGEAEEAFDPMSLLDPVDVLALFPSDLEPRLSSTKWKDRLEALEECNKILTDSKNAKILDSNADAYGPLAQTLGTKCKSDANVNVVMEACKVIEGLARGLGKSFGRHRAVVMPGMMERLKERKASVGEALGKALDAIFSTTTLQDITEDVLTSLKSKNPQVKEGTLKFLHRSLQTTLDAPGKDQVKPLAEALVSLLGDSAEPVRSTAAECLGTMMKIIGERAFNPYVENVQEIQMAKPVASKPTSLPSSPPIKASGKFDGGQDDLIEEFVPPKRAPPARFARPGVAKSTVASPSSPPIKSVPKIGDEDAVVNDMAPPKRGPPARFARPGSTKPPAAAAPAPSQRSAPAAAPPATKAVSAAGKSGPAKTLTSSPNDPIKFKFSPEDAAAQASDLIPSEFASKFSDSAWKVRLEAADEMIKWVEEEGVEKVDAEIILRFLSKSPGWSEKNFQVSSKIFQVIQIIAQKSPTFGKPAAALAIGPLTDKLGDLKLKKSSGDALSTFAERISLAFVLAQGYEPMSKQKAPKAQADGLLWIKQQLIDFGIAGIPLKDLISFVKTALGSPNAQVRQSATQVLVTIRIAVGADISGFLEDLNPQLLSTINSEFDKVSSQAPPEPVKDQVDLIEVVAALGKGGKGAGNSDPLDDLIPRVDLDKLVASTSVIAGSKSDAWKVRKEGFEALNSVLEVKSNSRLKPNMGEIGGVLKKAMADTNLSVKLLALGIISKISIGMGQPFDKYLKLLAPAVASVCADQKATTRTAALNTLTAMANSVGGLDGFYGGLGASLETANPALRSSVLGWLAERLQSEPPSPSADMSPLAGPVIHCLEDRNGDVRKGAAAVLPFIVSSAGFDYVMDQTASLKPASKATIVPLINNARANAPPSAASSVGANGAAGAAPAPKSTVATKTVAASTPSIARVRAGATRTVPGSPGTAAGPSLPKTSGVPARSLAMKALSSVPSSRPLSSLSHIDDRPSGLPKSRMALPRPISATSQVASSSAASSLPSTSKIIPFLNSASEGRAARLKRDTARWVLDPSPKASADLYEYLHHQMESQVAPELLSLLFSKDHRAEEDFMAGLAMIRELYDQQTCGSFGLDDHEIESRQLANVDMALKYAALKLLANNTQLANRCLEVITHVVKTMTRLNQRFSDAEAKLFVPALVFKLGDPKFVPKLAPIFEALDKVIAASQVVALLVQYGLEDKSAGKTCKNESLSLIEKTYRKRGSILRTRDDRSFFETLAKCISDSATRNAALTVMALIQLQGESKSLHAVVEAMPSSSKDMLANRRATMATGKTSGQGQTLAKTSIDLASQGDLSSPRITKRAGLPQPRTNQIPSNSNSTESSPKSVSKAIPSPTIKLTRTTTDSPSQTRTIQPPSGLSRPSAVPPSRLQRPTDVFGGGNSNAEAPARPTALQPLGRPPAARHSASSRSSGPSVIEAINDIRHDDLDRCVDALKTIQSMLNANPDSFVDNVETLADTLMDEMEFAFTPPENLNNPRFFRVVKHLIQSFSGLSSNQTLMRRMSYEQLYTVLNCFSFRLVQADRMGGTIQELSRFINLILVQCLSTPDRLLVFQVMFRLLLDLTHDFSVTQPSPESERAAHADLVIKCLWKRCKILEDDFRSGRLKPGPILAVLEEFLQDVGPKEYRKRAQQGIALGDMPLRTVKTIIQRLLVYTRDTGLEIYDVLVEQFGDKAASTIVYTYVFRLGGFELASFFVLSLTCYTIQLEPKPRDLRPLALLTPLAPFNKGADRPMSAASKQDMGFS, encoded by the exons ATGAACGGAGACCCCCCAGCAGAAGAGGATTTCTCCCAAATCCCACTGGTCGAGCGAAGTCAGCACAAG AATTGGAAAGCCAGATTATCTGCGTACAACGATGTCATTTCAGGCTCAGCGAAGACTGCATCAGATACAGACCCATTCTTTCAGCCATTTGTCAATGATGGGGCTTTATT AAAAAAATGGTGTCTTGATGCAAATGTCGTAGCTCAAGAAAAAGGTATCGAAGCTGTCCTTGCAATTGTTCAGTATAGCGGAGAATCAAGTGCCAGATTACGGCCAGAAGTGGTACCGGCCATTGTCGAGAAGGCGCTCGGTTCAGCTAGAGCAGGGACCAAGAGGAAGAGTATGGATCTTTGCGCTATGTTTGTCGAAGTTGAAAATGGCGGTGAGGGTGTGATG CTTCCCAAAGCGGTGGCCGGTGCGGTGACATGCTTAAAAGAAACTGTAGA ATCGTTTGGCGTGCCCACGATGGGTAATATCAAGCCTCTACTCAAATCCCTATCCAAAATATTTGGTCACTCTGACAAAAATGTGCGAGCAGAAGGCACCTCTCTTTCCATTGTTCTGTATACCTATCTCGGTCCTGCTCTTCTACCTGCATTGTCAGACTTGAAACCGGTACAGATGTCTGAGCTCCAGAAATCTTTTGAGTCGATGGACGCAGAAGGCAAGGGGGCTGGTTCCGGAAAGCCTACTCGATTCACTAGGAAAATGCAAAGAGAGCGAGAAGCTGTTGAGACTGCTGGTGGTGACGAAAATGTTGGAGCGGATGAAGCTGGCGGtgaagcagaagaagcaTTTGATCCCATGTCGCTGCTCGACCCCGTCGATGTTCTTGCTTTATTCCCCTCTGATTTGGAACCGCGACTTTCATCGACGAAATGGAAAGACAGGCTTGAGGCCCTAGAAGAGTGCAACAAGATCCTTACGGATTCTAAGAATGCCAAGATTTTGGACAGCAATGCCGATGCCTACGGTCCTTTAGCCCAGACTTTAGGAACAAAATGCAAGAGTGACGCCAACGTCAATGTCGTAATGGAAGCTTGTAAGGTGATCGAAGGACTAGCAAGAGGTTTGGGTAAGAGCTTTGGGAGGCATAGGGCGGTGGTCATGCCCGGGATGATGGAGAGGTtaaaggaaaggaaagcGAGTGTTGGGGAAGCGCTTGGAAAGGCTTTGGACGCAATATTTTCAACG ACAACCTTGCAGGACATTACAGAAGATGTCCTCACCTCGCTAAAATCAAAAAACCCACAAGTCAAGGAGGGCACTCTCAAATTCCTCCATCGCTCTCTTCAAACTACCCTTGATGCTCCGGGGAAAGATCAAGTAAAACCTTTGGCTGAAGCTCTGGTTTCCCTCTTAGGAGACAGCGCCGAGCCCGTGCGGTCAACGGCAGCAGAATGCCTGGGTACAATGATGAAGATTATAGGGGAGAGGGCATTCAATCCTTACGTGGAGAACGTACAAGAAATCCAAATGGCGAAG CCTGTCGCTTCCAAGCCTACTTCGCTTCCTTCATCACCTCCTATCAAGGCCTCTGGCAAGTTCGATGGCGGCCAAGATGACCTCATAGAAGAATTTGTTCCTCCCAAACGTGCGCCACCTGCCCGTTTCGCTCGACCAGGA GTCGCCAAATCTACTGTTGCGtctccatcttcaccaCCTATCAAATCAGTACCAAAAATTGGCGATGAAGACGCTGTCGTGAACGATATGGCACCTCCTAAACGTGGACCGCCAGCGCGATTCGCCAGACCTGGG TCGACGAAGCCTCCTGCTGCGGCAGCTCCAGCTCCTTCTCAACGCTCTGCACCGGCAGCTGCTCCGCCTGCCACCAAAGCCGTCTCTGCTGCAGGTAAATCTGGACCAGCCAAGACACTTACTTCCTCTCCCAATGATCCCATCAAATTCAAGTTCTCTCCTGAAGATGCTGCCGCTCAAGCCTCAGACCTCATCCCTTCGGAATTTGCTTCCAAATTCAGCGATAGTGCATGGAAGGTTAGGCTAGAAGCTGCCGATGAAATGATTAAGtgggtggaggaggaaggtgTCGAAAAGGTGGATGCGGAGATTATCCTGAGATTCCTTAGTAAAAGTCCTGGATGGAGCGAGAAGAATTTCCAGGTATCATCCAAGATATTTCAGGTTATTCAGATAATCGCTCAGAAGTCGCCGACCTTCGGAAAGCCTGCAGCCGCACTGGCCATTGGCCCTCTAACTGATAAGCTGGGTGACTTGAAGCTCAAGAAGTCTTCTGGTGACGCGCTATCCACATTTGCCGAAAGAATCTCACTGGCTTTTGTTCTCGCTCAAGGCTATGAACCTATGTCCAAACAAAAAGCTCCCAAAGCTCAAGCCGATGGACTGCTATGGATAAAGCAACAGCTGATCGATTTTGGTATTGCTGGAATCCCTCTGAAAGATCTGATTAGCTTTGTAAAGACGGCTCTAGGATCACCAAACGCACAGGTCAGACAAAGCGCAACGCAGGTCTTGGTCACAATCAGGATTGCTGTTGGCGCTG ATATATCTGGTTTCCTGGAGGACTTGAATCCTCAACTTCTTTCCACTATTAACTCTGAATTTGACAAAGTATCATCTCAAGCCCCTCCGGAACCAGTCAAAGATCAAGTCGACCTTATAGAGGTTGTTGCCGCTCTTGGGAAAGGCGGTAAAGGTGCCGGCAATAGCGATCCCTTGGATGATTTGATCCCTAGAGTCGACCTGGACAAACTCGTAGCCTCTACAAGCGTCATTGCGGGTTCGAAGAGCGATGCCTGGAAAGTACGGAAGGAAGGATTCGAAGCTCTCAACAGCGTCTTAGAGGTCAAATCAAACTCCAGGTTGAAGCCTAACATGG GTGAAATTGGTGGCGTGTTGAAAAAGGCCATGGCGGATACGAATCTTTCCGTCAAGCTTCTAGCCCTCGGCATCATCTCCAAGATTTCCATCGGTATGGGCCAACCTTTCGATAAGTATCTCAAACTTCTCGCTCCGGCTGTCGCCAGCGTTTGCGCggatcaaaaagcaacCACTCGAACCGCAGCGCTTAATACATTGACAGCCATGGCAAACTCTGTCGGGGGATTAGATGGGTTCTACGGAGGTTTAGGGGCTTCTCTTGAAACTGCCAATCCTGCCCTGCGGTCATCCGTACTTGGTTGGCTTGCCGAGCGACTCCAAAGCGAGCCCCCTTCTCCGTCAGCCGACATGAGTCCTCTCGCAGGACCTGTCATCCATTGCTTAGAAGATCGTAATGGAGACGTCCGGAAGGGCGCAGCCGCCGTTCTGCCGTTCATAGTAAGCTCTGCTGGGTTCGATTACGTTATGGATCAAACTGCAAGTCTCAAGCCAGCGTCAAAAGCCACAATTGTACCGCTTATCAATAACGCGCGCGCCAATGCTCCTCCATCAGCAGCGTCCTCTGTGGGAGCTAATGGCGCAGCTGGTGCTGCGCCGGCCCCCAAGTCCACTGTAGCGACAAAAACTGTTGCTGCCTCGACCCCGTCAATAGCTAGGGTCCGGGCCGGAGCGACCAGAACAGTTCCTGGTAGCCCTGGGACAGCAGCAGGCCCATCTTTACCCAAAACTTCGGGAGTGCCAGCTCGTTCCCTTGCAATGAAAGCATTGTCATCTGTTCCCTCTTCAAGACCATTATCTTCATTGAGCCACATCGATGATAGGCCCAGCGGTCTACCAAAATCGAGAATGGCCCTTCCCCGACCTATCTCCGCTACATCCCAAGTAGCGTCTTCTTCTGCGgcatcttctcttccctctACTTCCAAAATTATCCCATTTCTCAACAGTGCGTCTGAGGGAAGAGCTGCAAGGTTGAAGAGGGATACTGCTCGTTGGGTTCTTGACCCTTCACCTAAAGCTTCAGCTGACCTCTACGAGTACCTGCATCATCAAATGGAATCGCAAGTTGCTCCGGAACTCTTATCCTTACTCTTCAGCAAAGACCATCGAGCAGAGGAAGATTTCATGGCAGGTTTAGCCATGATCCGCGAGCTTTATGATCAGCAGACTTGCGGAAGCTTTGGTTTAGATGATCACGAGATCGAAAGTCGTCAGCTTGCTAACGTTGATATGGCACTCAAATATGCGGCTTTGAAGCTTCTGGCCAACAACACGCAACTTGCCAACAGATGTTTGGAAGTGATCACTCACGTGGTGAAAACGATGACGAGGTTAAATCAAAGGTTTTCTGACGCGGAAGCAAAGCTATTCGTTCCAGCGCTTGTATTTAAG CTGGGAGATCCCAAATTTGTCCCAAAACTTGCCCCTATCTTCGAGGCTCTCGATAAAGTCATCGCGGCTTCTCAAGTCGTCGCGCTGCTTGTTCAGTATGGTCTAGAGGACAAATCGGCTGGGAAAACTTGTAAGAACGAATCATTGTCATTGATCGAGAAGACATATAGGAAGAGAGGTTCGATTTTGAGGACTAGGGATGACAGAAGTTTCTTTGAGACACTGGCCAAGTGCATCTCTGATAGTGCGACCAGAAACGCAGCTCTCACCGTCATGGC TTTGATCCAGCTTCAAGGAGAGTCCAAGAGCCTGCACGCAGTAGTCGAGGCCATGCCGTCTTCTTCTAAAGACATGCTTGCAAATAGAAGAGCAACAATGGCGACAGGTAAAACTAGTGGACAAGGGCAGACTCTTGCCAAAACATCCATCGATCTTGCGTCGCAAGGTGACCTATCGTCTCCACGAATTACAAAACGGGCTGGCCTACCTCAACCCCGAACCAATCAAATTCCCTCAAACTCTAATTCTACAGAGAGCTCTCCAAAGTCTGTTTCTAAGGCAATACCTTCACCTACTATCAAGCTTACTAGAACGACAACCGATTCTCCTTCACAAACCAGAACCATCCAGCCTCCGTCGGGACTATCTCGGCCGTCAGCTGTACCTCCAAGCAGATTGCAACGGCCTACAGACGTTTTCGGGGGTGGCAATAGCAATGCTGAGGCCCCTGCTCGTCCGACTGCTCTTCAACCTCTTGGTCGCCCTCCTGCAGCCAGACATTCCGCCAGCAGTCGTAGCTCTGGTCCCAGTGTTATAGAAGCCATCAATGACATCCGGCACGACGATTTGGACAGATGTGTCGACGCGCTGAAAACTATTCAGAGTATGCTCAATGCAAACCCGGATTCTTTTGTGGACAACGTCGAAACTCTTGCGGATACTCTGATGGACGAAATGGAGTTTGCTTTTACCCCTCCGGAAAATCTCAACAATCCGCGATTCTTCCGGGTAGTCAAGCATCTCATCCAGTCATTCTCTGGCTTATCGTCTAATCAAACATTGATGCGTCGCATGAGCTACGAACAATTATACACTGTCTTGAACTGTTTCTCATTTAGACTTGTACAAGCGGACAGGATGGGAGGCACCATCCAAGAACTTTCGCGATTTATTAATCTCATCCTCGTCCAATGCCTCTCCACTCCCGACCGCCTTTTAGTCTTCCAAGTCATGTTCCGGCTGCTTCTTGATCTCACCCACGATTTCTCCGTCACTCAACCGAGTCCCGAGTCAGAACGTGCTGCGCACGCTGACCTTGTGATCAAGTGTCTCTGGAAACGGTGTAAGATTTTGGAGGATGATTTCAGGTCAGGAAGACTGAAGCCGGGACCAATTTTGGCGGTTTTGGAAGAGTTTTTGCAGGATGTGGGGCCCAAAGAGTACAGGAAGAGGGCCCAGCAAGGGATTGCTTTAGGGGATATGCCTCTGAGAACAGTAAAGACAATCATACAAAGGTTACTAG TATACACAAGAGACACGGGATTGGAGATCTATGACGTTTTAGTTGAACAATTTGGGGACAAGGCCGCTTCTACCATAGTCTATACTTATGTCTTCAGATTAGGTGGGTTTGAACTCGCATCATTTTTCGTGTTATCTCTAACATGTTATACCATCCAGCTGGAGCCGAAGCCTCGCGATCTGCGTCCCCTCGCTCTCTTAACCCCCCTGGCGCCATTTAACAAAGGTGCAGATCGGCCAATGTCCGCGGCAAGCAAACAAGACATGGGGTTCAGCTGA
- a CDS encoding uncharacterized protein (Similar to TIGR gene model, INSD accession AAW44881.1), producing the protein MQRTLPAAHHCPPSSTPRGPPADTTVTPLRQSSSLACRPSTSSLPRSHKRVKSARQSFGGRAKREASIPMLSQQLSTFSLRQDISPEMLTQETTLTSPFKCASHTTSASLTTPYTSTFKHHLSVKHIPQKSKSAGPKFVTQNAKDRHIKDISPTRPAPGDHLADWDASHPSSDEPDLEWLQSGEWLPPLQSKENSVQGCLQGSLQHCRDTDCSVSSMEFGGSDTSSISLLSLSRSSLDHQTRPDIVQWDENPTETDEEQEEHRGLAAQSRSSALHLPVKLHSSPSISPFIASDCHKSPNDSQAEFPMTSPSVFNARSSQHARSDSRSTILPRLLLSKKSTATLREQKERSNAHGHMEDDEMMSDVEDIPSPKSPSRSRSFWDRAKFKTSRNPFDGNGLGATFGLGIELGPHRIPPTEGHNENNRLSVSIASDSSEDADLSPSRSLLSNRRSVSTFAHGPPKENVPEVASKREAPIRPTMPRRMATVGSIFRRMPRTSTPVIPTLNSLRGKGRPPMRRGATDPTEKPNSNLLVADAALNTPQALPFADIKPSPSVFASAGLVQKKSRFSGVEIPKFGSEPLADVKRKQSASQYGTRPGDGSMQPPSPISPIQSIPAPSIPLKGAGFAAAVSSNAHFAQQAQKTRGLRKKRSSMFKTGSSISSMDMIRGSSRGSMSGVSLSPVTPTKHDGIAKGCGLTTPSPIRAPVVYPFASSNPIDLDLFSTPPSNRLNRPGTLDAPVAERYRSMLAGSPNATVEAQRRPVIRASNPMLAASFKSAAQITTPARGHVSQDLSMFTGRPKLGGEGITRLETDFALVENLGSGAFSQVWKAREKKTGKVFAVKAGKPYTGVKNRLRQLEEIAILHELSLDPHPNVVQYVDSWESHSRLYILTTLVDCGDLSSFLSLLSDHGGIREARVWKSLVELAEGIDHIHKHHFLHLDIKPSNILIDRAGGLVVADLGMAVICGDGPNGHMLGGMSPALPERDEKGGFVWDQVETPMDDGKKSLAMVPSPIMDREVEGDREYLCPEALSESEMIGKGADVYSLGILLLEAALNVVLPSNGDAWVQLRNDDFSDLNGIYIPRSCSASSPSRNPPLDDPNMPVLSDDLLTVIKGLMRSNPDRRWTLADIWRHPVVKRVRASERGKALVEESDEWLKRVLGEEL; encoded by the exons ATGCAGCGCACGCTCCCCGCCGCCCACCACTGCCCGCCCTCGTCCACGCCCCGGGGCCCTCCCGCAGATACCACCGTCACCCCGCTCCGCCAGTCTTCCTCACTCGCATGCCGTCCGTCGacctcttcccttcccaGATCTCACAAGCGGGTCAAATCTGCCCGGCAAAGTTTCGGCGGCAGAGCAAAGCGAGAAGCGTCGATACCCATG CTGTCACAACAATTATCTACATTCTCCCTTCGTCAAGACATATCGCCTGAAATGCTGACTCAAGAAACAACCCTCACTTCGCCATTCAAATGCGCCTCCCACACCACTTCTGCCTCTCTAACCACACCATACACCTCGACGTTCAAGCACCACCTATCTGTTAAGCATATCCCACAAAAGTCCAAGTCGGCTGGGCCCAAGTTCGTGACCCAGAACGCAAAGGACCGTCATATCAAAGACATATCTCCTACGCGTCCAGCGCCCGGAGACCATCTGGCCGACTGGGACGCATCCCATCCAAGCTCTGACGAGCCCGACCTAGAGTGGCTGCAAAGCGGGGAATGGTTGCCACCACTCCAGTCAAAGGAGAATAGCGTGCAAGGTTGCCTTCAGGGATCCTTGCAGCATTGTAGAGACACAGATTGCTCCGTGTCTTCTATGGAATTCGGCGGAAGCGACACAAGTTCGATTTCCCTTTTGTCTCTGTCTAGAAGCTCTTTGGACCATCAAACTAGGCCGGATATTGTGCAGTGGGATGAAAATCCGACAGAGACAGATgaggaacaagaagagCATCGGGGTCTCGCTGCACAGTCAAGATCGAGTGCATTGCACTTGCCCGTCAAGCTCCATAGctcaccatccatatccCCATTCATCGCCAGCGACTGCCACAAATCTCCCAACGATAGTCAAGCTGAATTTCCCATGACTTCCCCATCTGTCTTCAATGCCCGCTCTTCGCAACACGCTCGTTCAGACTCTCGCTCTACAATATTGCCCCGATTGCTGTtgtcgaagaagagcaCAGCGACGCTCAGGGAACAAAAGGAAAGATCCAACGCTCACGGTCATATGGAAGACGACGAGATGATGTCGGACGTCGAGGATATCCCTTCACCAAAGAGCCCTTCCCGCTCCAGAAGCTTTTGGGACCGAGCAAAGTTTAAGACATCGCGCAACCCTTTTGACGGCAATGGACTCGGGGCAACATTTGGGCTTGGTATAGAGCTAGGACCCCACCGTATACCGCCAACCGAAGGTCATAATGAAAACAATAGGCTTTCGGTGTCCATAGCTAGTGATTCAAGCGAGGACGCAGATTTATCACCTTCCCGATCACTATTGTCCAACAGACGTTCAGTGAGCACTTTTGCGCACGGTCCTCCAAAGGAGAATGTTCCCGAGGTTGCATCCAAACGGGAAGCACCTATACGACCAACAATGCCTCGTCGTATGGCCACAGTCGGCTCCATATTTCGACGAATGCCACGAACGAGTACCCCAGTTATACCTACACTGAATAGCCTCCGCGGCAAAGGACGGCCTCCAATGCGAAGAGGCGCAACAGACCCCACTGAAAAGCCCAATTCCAATCTACTAGTGGCTGATGCGGCTCTGAACACTCCCCAAGCTTTGCCATTTGCCGATATCAAGCCTTCCCCAAGTGTTTTCGCCTCTGCCGGTCTGGTGCAAAAGAAGTCACGCTTTTCCGGTGTAGAAATCCCAAAGTTTGGCAGCGAGCCATTGGCGGATGTCAAGAGAAAGCAATCCGCCTCGCAATATGGTACGCGGCCCGGCGATGGATCAATGCAGCCCCCTAGCCCTATATCTCCCATACAATCCATACCCGCTCCATCGATACCATTAAAAGGTGCCGGTTTTGCAGCAGCAGTATCGAGCAATGCCCATTTTGCCCAACAAGCTCAAAAAACAAGGGGTTtaagaaagaagaggagtTCAATGTTCAAAACTGGAAGCTCCATCAGTAGTATGGACATGATTAGAGGCAGCAGTCGCGGTTCGATGAGTGGGGTATCGTTGTCTCCCGTAACTCCGACAAAACATGACG GTATTGCCAAGGGCTGTGGGCTAACAACTCCATCACCAATACGAGCGCCCGTCGTCTACCCATTCGCCTCCTCTAATCCTATCGACCTCGATCTCTTCTCTACTCCCCCCTCCAATCGGCTCAATCGACCAGGCACTCTTGATGCCCCCGTTGCCGAGCGATATCGATCAATGCTTGCCGGAAGTCCTAATGCCACAGTGGAAGCTCAACGTAGGCCAGTAATCCGAGCTTCCAATCCCATGCTGGCCGCCAGTTTTAAGAGTGCTGCTCAAATAACTACGCCAGCTAGAGGCCACGTGTCTCAGGACCTATCAATGTTTACCGGCAGGCCAAAACTGGGAGGTGAAGGCATCACAAGGCTTGAAACAGATTTCGCGCTCGTGGAGAACCTCGGTAGTGGAGCATTTTCTCAGGTGTGGAAGGCTCGTGAGAAGAAAACCGGCAAAGTCTTTGCTGTCAAGGCAGGTAAACCTTACACCGGTGTCAAGAATCGTCTTCGACAGCTTGAAGAGATTGCCATTTTGCATGAGCTCTCTCTTGATCCACATCCAAATGTTGTCCAATACGTAGATTCTTGGGAATCTCACTCTCGCCTGTATATCCTCACCACTTTGGTTGACTGCGGTGACCTTTCCAGcttcctttcccttctAAGCGACCATGGCGGCATCCGCGAGGCTCGTGTGTGGAAATCCCTTGTAGAACTCGCCGAAGGTATCGACCACATCCATAAACACCACTTCCTCCACCTGGACATCAAACCATCCAACATTCTGATTGACAGAGCTGGCGGACTAGTTGTTGCCGACCTGGGTATGGCCGTCATTTGCGGTGATGGTCCTAATGGTCATATGCTCGGAGGTATGAGCCCTGCGTTACCCGAAAGGGATGAGAAAGGAGGGTTCGTGTGGGATCAAGTAGAGACGCCTATGGACGACGGAAAGAAGAGTTTGGCTATGGTGCCAAGTCCTATAATGGATCGAGAGGTCGAAGGGGACAGAGAGTATCTGTGTCCCGAAGCTTTGAGTGAATCCGAGATGATAGGGAAGGGCGCAGACGTGTACAGCTTGGGAATTTTATTGTTGGAAGCGGCTCTCAATGTTGTGCTACCTAGCA ATGGGGACGCTTGGGTCCAACTTCGCAATGATGATTTCTCTGATCTTAATGGAATTTACATCCCCCGTTCATGTTCCGCATCCTCTCCTAGCCGTAACCCTCCTCTTGACGATCCCAACATGCCTGTCCTGTCTGATGACCTTTTGACTGTCATCAAGGGATTGATGCGATCCAACCCCGACAGACGTTGGACCCTAGCTGATATTTGGAGGCATCCGGTTGTCAAACGAGTGAGAGCCTCCGAAAGAGGAAAAGCTTTGGTTGAGGAAAGTGATGAATGGTTGAAAAGGGTACTTGGGGAAGAATTGTAA
- a CDS encoding Calcium ion binding protein, putative (Similar to TIGR gene model, INSD accession AAW44613.1): protein MGKRVLGADCSWEQYKGFLKDCPSGQLNKEEFKKIYRQFFPFGDPSQFADYVFNEFICALSVTSRGRLDEKLKWAFQLYDINQDGYITYDEMLQIVRSIYKMTGQMVQLPEDEDTPEKRVDKIFRNMDMNKDHRLTYDEFKEGSKQDPTIVQALSLYDGLV from the exons ATGG GAAAGCGCGTCCTCGGGGCTGATTGTTCTTGGGAACAGTACAAAGGCTTCCTTAAGGACTGTCCCAGTGGTCAACTCAACAAGGAAG AGTTTAAGAAAATCTACCGACAATTCTTTCCCTTCGGTGATCCTAGTCAGTTCGCAGATTATGTCTTCAAC GAGTTCATTTGCGCCCTTTCCGTCACCTCTCGAGGTCGTCTTGATGAAAAGCTTAAATGGGCGTTCCAACTGTACGACATCAACCAAGATGGCTATATCACCTACGACGAAATGCTTCAAATTGTAAGATCTATTTATAAAATGACTGGGCAAATGGTCCAGTTGCcagaggatgaagataCTCCCGAAAAG CGCGTGGACAAGATCTTTAGGAACATGGATATGAACAAGGACCACCGATTGACATATGACGAGTTCAAGGAGGGCTCCAAACAGGATCCTACCATCGTACAG GCCTTGTCATTGTACGATGGGTTGGTGTAG